In Vibrio sp. 10N, the following proteins share a genomic window:
- a CDS encoding DMT family transporter, which yields METNFANKISFHWAIIGLLVVSIVWGTSYGVSKQILNQLSVVELLLIRFVISCAVLMSVIYYKQQIRMFISQWRRYLQVGVSTGLILSCIFLTETWAVKLAQAGQVAVLISLCVLFTPLLETAWLKVKLPKGIMLFCFIGFTGMVMIASPNELSLDLGVGLVIIAALLRAVMVVACRKAFTKTPLEIEIITLIQLSVVTLVSFCLVLLDSDRPALISILQTLNSHDWVSLLYLALCCTLLAFFVQNYAVKHLPASQASLLMGTEPMFGLLFASLFLSETMSPVQWLGCFIVITTTIAACYKFSEQK from the coding sequence ATGGAAACAAATTTCGCTAACAAGATCTCATTTCATTGGGCAATCATAGGCTTACTTGTCGTATCCATTGTTTGGGGCACAAGCTACGGTGTCTCCAAACAAATATTGAATCAACTCTCCGTGGTCGAACTGCTTTTGATTCGGTTTGTCATTAGCTGCGCTGTACTGATGAGCGTTATCTATTACAAGCAACAAATCAGAATGTTCATTTCTCAGTGGCGTCGTTACCTACAAGTTGGAGTCTCAACAGGGCTTATCTTAAGCTGCATTTTCTTAACCGAAACCTGGGCTGTTAAATTGGCTCAAGCTGGACAAGTCGCGGTATTGATTAGCCTATGCGTGCTTTTCACACCATTGCTAGAAACGGCATGGCTCAAAGTCAAACTTCCTAAGGGAATCATGCTGTTTTGCTTCATAGGTTTTACTGGCATGGTGATGATAGCAAGCCCTAATGAGCTGAGCTTAGACCTCGGGGTTGGATTGGTGATCATCGCAGCCCTGCTCCGAGCCGTGATGGTGGTTGCGTGCCGTAAAGCGTTTACTAAAACGCCATTAGAAATCGAAATTATCACCCTAATTCAATTGTCGGTGGTGACGCTGGTCAGCTTCTGTCTCGTTTTATTAGATTCTGATAGACCGGCTCTGATTAGCATTCTACAAACACTCAATAGTCACGATTGGGTGAGCCTACTCTATCTAGCACTTTGTTGTACATTGCTGGCGTTCTTTGTCCAAAACTACGCCGTTAAACACTTGCCCGCCAGTCAGGCATCACTGCTTATGGGAACTGAGCCAATGTTTGGATTGCTGTTTGCTAGCCTGTTCCTAAGTGAAACCATGTCTCCAGTGCAATGGTTAGGGTGCTTCATTGTCATAACCACTACGATTGCAGCTTGTTACAAATTTTCAGAACAAAAATAG